The genomic segment TGTGGCATGCAATCAACagaaaatttgaacaaaagaTTGGTATATGGGAAATGTCAGAGCTTTAAGAAACTGTCAGTTTTCATTGGTGAAATAATACGAACATTTTTACCAGAAGAGCAATTTCTCACACTATGTTATTGCCTGGTAGCAAAATCAACAGGACAACAACTGCTATTAATGATGTCACTATTCTACTTTTGATTTGTCACAACTGTCCTTGTTTTTATAtcgtttataaacaaatactaAAGAAACAAGAACAGGCAAACTTATTGGCAAAAATAGCGGAACATAAATCGCAAACTTTTGATCCTCAGGAAAATACAATAACTCTAATAGCGATGGATGGAAGAAAGCTGATTGTGATGAAACAAATGCGTCACGTGAAGATGACATCGCTCTTGTTAAATTTCCGACCGAGATCGCTTGTTTCGCTTCAACGATCGCAGCGACCGATTGGAAAACGGAATCTGCGACATCGTCGTTAATTATGATGTTGTCGATTTGGTGTAGAAGTTTTTCTAGAGACCCAAGGGTATTCGTAGATGTAGCGACGTTTTCAACCGACCGAAGTCGCAGCAAATAATCCGTTTCCCACCCAGTGATCCCCGGCCACGTGGGCGGCTTGAAAATCACTTGTTTGTCAATGTTTGGGTAATTATTACGCAATCCTACAAGTGTTCGTAGATTGGTGAGAAAAGTTGGCATTACGGAATCTAAATCCACCTCTCTGGCTCCTTCTTGAGGATTGTATATTGTCATGCCACCCCAGCGGGGCAAAAGAAAGTTGTTACTTTTCGAAGGCGAACCGTCACCTTTCTGTATATATAAGGGGTTGTTTGAAATATCTGTCAAATAAAGGACAAAGTTGAGAGTAGGAAAAGTTGATAAATGTGAACCTAGTCGACTTTCTATTGAGTTTATTATGTTAGAAAGCTGATTGCCTTGTAAGTAATGGTATTTCACTTCATTAGTCGTCgagtttttcattattttgggTCGAACACGAAGTTTAGTTGAGTAGAGGACTTGGGATGAGATGTGGAAATGAAAGATCGGTTTCAATTCCTCCAAGATCGGAGTTATGTGCTCCAAGATTGCCCTTTCTACATCCCAAGTCATCTTTTCTGCATCCGGACATAGAAGAGTAAAGATCACTTCAAACTCGGAGCTAGGAGGAACCATCTTCATCAGCTCCTCATCTTTCCTCCCACTTCCTCCTTCTTTGCGGATGTTCGCGACAACTTCCTCCAACATTTCTTCACCCACGAccccctgttttaaaacttcaacCAAAATTTTTCCAAATTCGTCTAAATTTTCAGTCTTTCTTCCAATTTGAGCCGAAATTTCACGATTTGtttcaacatttattttaaaatcgtcAAAATTGCCACAACTTACTGCAACTCTTATAGTACCAGCCACTTCCCCTTCCAACCCCAAATCCACCGATTTTGGcgagtaagttacattatacTTCACAAATATCGGCTTAGCTGAAACAGATCCGCCAAAGTTTCCAAAATAATCCTCCAATTTTGACTTAACTGCTTCAAAATCGCAATTGTCAGCCACAACAACATTAACATTAATTCCGACCTTTAAACCAGCGTCTTGATTTAATTCAGCTATTTCAGTGAACGGCAGATTTGCCCTGTAAACTTTGGTCGTGTTCCACCATATTGGAACCCCAAGAACGACAAAAATTAATCCAGTTGCAACTGCTGCAATACTTTGCgtttttttgctgttaaaaTCATCCGAATCATAAGAACTGCGACTCCCAAACATTCTAAAACTCACTAGCGTTacctaaaagtaaaaaatgttactaaATGACATTAttcattgtaaaaataccaacaaaaacGTATTCCAAACgacttttataattattattttttaaatcgtcTGAAAATCGTTTGGGGGTTTTTCCCTTCCTCGGAATTCGAGTTTCTAGaataatttgtttctttttgggGAGCGCGATTTGtgtttacaattaacaaactACACAACACATTCATTATTTTGACAcctttttaagattttaaaacatttttttactaatcaTAAAAAGACAATGCGATTTTGGAAtttgcattatgacgtcataatctcAAGACAATCGGCCAATaagaaattgaaatatttctaCAGTTGGATTCATAATAAGTATTAGTTACGTCACACATGGTTACAATcgtcaaaataaatattgtttggtCACTATTATAAATTGAATTATGAATCACAATCGGTCAAGTATCTACTTCGTAAAATCGGCcacttgtgacgtaataataatcAATATTTACAATTAGTGGAATTGTTTCGATTcaaaaatttgaacaaagtCATGATTTTCCAACTCCTTTAACCAATTTTTGAAATTCATAAACAATTAAACgtcttgttttaattgatatCTTAATGTTAACCCAAGATCGGTATATAAGCATAGGAAagagtaggggaagatgggacactttttttctgttttctcgtctcatttggtggtaaacaaagatcattcaaagaattataaaaccgtatcttcacgactcccatagaccgttgttaattgtttaaaacacgattaggacatttacatattatgtgctaaagctgtaccgtctccccccaccctactatatatgaacaGCAAATTGGACAaccataaatattataaaaaatctgtGCATATATAGCATATTTAt from the Ciona intestinalis unplaced genomic scaffold, KH HT000122.2, whole genome shotgun sequence genome contains:
- the LOC100178379 gene encoding GPI transamidase component PIG-S-like, which gives rise to MFGSRSSYDSDDFNSKKTQSIAAVATGLIFVVLGVPIWWNTTKVYRANLPFTEIAELNQDAGLKVGINVNVVVADNCDFEAVKSKLEDYFGNFGGSVSAKPIFVKYNVTYSPKSVDLGLEGEVAGTIRVAVSCGNFDDFKINVETNREISAQIGRKTENLDEFGKILVEVLKQGVVGEEMLEEVVANIRKEGGSGRKDEELMKMVPPSSEFEVIFTLLCPDAEKMTWDVERAILEHITPILEELKPIFHFHISSQVLYSTKLRVRPKIMKNSTTNEVKYHYLQGNQLSNIINSIESRLGSHLSTFPTLNFVLYLTDISNNPLYIQKGDGSPSKSNNFLLPRWGGMTIYNPQEGAREVDLDSVMPTFLTNLRTLVGLRNNYPNIDKQVIFKPPTWPGITGWETDYLLRLRSVENVATSTNTLGSLEKLLHQIDNIIINDDVADSVFQSVAAIVEAKQAISVGNLTRAMSSSRDAFVSSQSAFFHPSLLELLYFPEDQKFAIYVPLFLPISLPVLVSLVFVYKRYKNKDSCDKSKVE